From a single Marinobacter sp. THAF197a genomic region:
- a CDS encoding RDD family protein — MPRRFHNAEELLPPATALKRALAIIYDGLISIAVLLVATWAYTMIAGWITGWEQYEQMAEAGELEGGPGLTFTLFLVLYLFFAYFWTRIGQTLGMQVWRIRIENLDGTSVSWTQALLRYGSAAAVIVLTMIAAYYVGSLTLLLTVPAVIALFYPINGLSLTDRASNSVVVAVPAPDKSKTAKNKK; from the coding sequence ATGCCCCGACGCTTTCATAACGCCGAGGAACTTTTACCGCCAGCCACCGCACTGAAGCGAGCCCTGGCCATTATCTACGATGGATTGATCAGTATCGCCGTGCTGCTGGTAGCCACCTGGGCTTACACCATGATTGCAGGCTGGATAACCGGCTGGGAACAGTACGAACAGATGGCCGAGGCAGGCGAACTCGAGGGCGGCCCGGGCCTCACCTTCACCCTGTTCCTGGTGCTCTACCTGTTCTTCGCCTATTTCTGGACCCGTATCGGCCAAACCCTGGGCATGCAGGTGTGGCGCATTCGAATCGAGAACCTGGATGGCACGTCCGTCAGTTGGACCCAGGCCTTGCTCCGTTATGGCAGCGCTGCGGCAGTCATCGTGTTGACCATGATCGCCGCCTACTACGTAGGCTCCCTTACGCTCCTGCTCACCGTGCCCGCTGTGATTGCCCTGTTCTACCCGATCAACGGTTTGTCGCTGACCGATCGCGCATCCAACAGCGTGGTTGTGGCTGTGCCCGCACCAGACAAATCAAAAACCGCCAAAAACAAAAAGTAA
- a CDS encoding aspartate kinase, protein MALLVQKFGGTSVGTTERIEAVADKVCQFRKDGHDVVVVVSAMSGETNRLIALANDIMEDPVPREMDVLVSTGEQVTIALLSMALQKRGCDARSYTGSQVRILTDSSHTKARIKQIDEQRMREDLEAGRVVVVAGFQGIDEHGNITTLGRGGSDTTAVALAAALKADECQIYTDVDGVYTTDPRVVDSARRLDRITFEEMLEMASLGSKVLQIRAVEFAGKYNVPLRVLSSFQEGEGTLITFEDENAMEQPVVSGIAFNRDEAKLTISGVPDTPGSALRILKPVSDANIEVDMIVQNVGEDNKTAFTFTVHRNDFKRAQEVLRGISSEIGAGEVGGDSKIAKVSIVGVGMRSHAGVATKMFEALSKEGINIQMISTSEIKISVVIDEKYLELAVRALHSAFELDQAGVDEGA, encoded by the coding sequence ATGGCTCTGTTGGTTCAGAAATTTGGTGGTACGTCCGTTGGTACAACCGAGCGGATTGAGGCGGTGGCTGACAAAGTGTGTCAGTTCCGTAAAGACGGGCACGATGTGGTGGTTGTGGTCTCGGCCATGAGCGGAGAAACCAACCGGCTGATCGCCCTGGCCAACGACATTATGGAAGATCCGGTACCCCGGGAAATGGACGTACTGGTGTCTACCGGTGAGCAGGTGACCATCGCGTTGTTGTCTATGGCGCTGCAGAAGCGTGGCTGTGATGCCCGGTCTTACACCGGCTCACAGGTGCGGATCCTGACGGATAGCAGTCACACCAAGGCGCGGATCAAGCAGATTGATGAGCAGCGCATGCGTGAAGATCTGGAAGCCGGCCGGGTAGTGGTTGTTGCGGGCTTCCAGGGTATTGATGAGCACGGCAACATCACTACGCTCGGTCGCGGTGGTTCAGACACTACCGCGGTGGCACTGGCGGCTGCCCTGAAGGCTGACGAGTGTCAGATCTACACGGATGTGGACGGTGTTTATACAACCGACCCGCGGGTGGTAGACAGCGCTCGCCGGCTCGATCGTATTACATTTGAAGAAATGCTCGAGATGGCCAGCCTGGGCTCGAAAGTGCTCCAGATTCGCGCCGTCGAATTTGCAGGTAAATACAATGTTCCATTAAGAGTGCTTTCCAGCTTCCAGGAAGGTGAGGGCACCCTGATTACTTTTGAGGATGAGAACGCCATGGAACAACCGGTTGTTTCCGGCATTGCTTTCAATCGTGATGAAGCCAAACTGACCATTTCCGGTGTACCCGATACCCCGGGCAGCGCCCTGCGGATTCTGAAGCCGGTCAGCGATGCCAATATTGAAGTGGACATGATTGTGCAGAACGTGGGCGAAGATAATAAAACCGCGTTCACCTTCACTGTTCACCGTAACGACTTCAAACGGGCCCAGGAAGTTCTGCGTGGTATCTCCAGCGAAATTGGCGCTGGCGAAGTGGGTGGCGACAGCAAGATTGCGAAAGTGAGCATTGTGGGCGTAGGCATGCGCTCGCATGCTGGCGTGGCAACTAAAATGTTTGAGGCGCTGTCCAAAGAAGGTATTAATATTCAGATGATCTCCACCTCGGAAATCAAGATTTCGGTGGTGATCGATGAGAAGTATCTCGAGCTGGCGGTTCGTGCACTGCACAGTGCATTCGAGCTGGATCAGGCCGGGGTGGACGAGGGCGCTTAA
- the lptG gene encoding LPS export ABC transporter permease LptG has product MRRIDGYVMRTVGGAMFLVMMVVLSLDVIFAFIAELDDTRNDYQTLQALWYVFLTLPRRIYDYLPLGAFMGCLVGLGAMASSSELTVIRAAGVSIRRIVWSAMKPALVVVVLGLAIGEYVAPTTERMAQSDKAVALGASRNVASAHGVWHREGNTFMHLNAVQPNGVLHGVSLFRFGDDRQLEVSSFAERAIFQGDHWLLEKVVSTRIEEERTLRNEHAVLRWETGLSPEVLSVLIVKPENLSMAGLYTYATYLGEQGLTAARYWLAFWKKALMPLGTAVMVLVAISFIFGPLRSVTMGFRVFTGLLVGLLFKYMQDLLGPMSMVYGFNPLLAVLVPILVNALVGAVLMRRAG; this is encoded by the coding sequence ATGCGTAGAATTGATGGCTACGTCATGCGCACCGTGGGCGGTGCGATGTTCCTGGTAATGATGGTGGTGTTGTCACTGGACGTGATCTTCGCCTTTATTGCGGAACTGGACGATACCCGCAACGATTACCAGACCCTGCAGGCGCTCTGGTATGTATTTCTGACCTTGCCAAGGCGAATTTACGATTACCTGCCGCTGGGTGCTTTCATGGGGTGCCTGGTTGGGTTGGGTGCCATGGCCAGTTCTTCGGAGCTGACGGTTATCCGGGCTGCCGGTGTTTCCATTCGCCGGATTGTCTGGTCGGCGATGAAGCCGGCCCTGGTTGTTGTGGTGCTGGGGCTGGCCATCGGTGAATACGTTGCGCCGACCACGGAGCGCATGGCGCAGAGCGACAAAGCGGTGGCTCTGGGGGCGAGCAGGAATGTCGCGTCGGCCCATGGTGTCTGGCACCGGGAGGGGAACACGTTTATGCACCTGAATGCCGTTCAACCAAACGGCGTATTGCACGGCGTATCTTTGTTCCGTTTTGGAGACGACCGGCAGCTGGAGGTGTCCAGCTTTGCAGAAAGGGCGATTTTCCAGGGCGATCACTGGTTGCTGGAGAAGGTGGTGTCCACGCGCATTGAGGAAGAACGCACCCTTCGCAATGAGCATGCCGTTTTGCGCTGGGAGACCGGGCTGTCTCCGGAAGTGCTGAGTGTGTTGATCGTCAAACCAGAAAATCTTTCCATGGCCGGCCTGTACACTTATGCCACCTATCTGGGAGAGCAGGGGTTGACGGCTGCCCGTTATTGGCTTGCGTTCTGGAAAAAGGCGTTGATGCCGCTGGGTACGGCGGTGATGGTGTTGGTGGCCATTTCCTTCATCTTCGGCCCGTTGCGCTCTGTGACCATGGGGTTCCGCGTGTTCACCGGCCTGCTGGTGGGCCTGTTGTTCAAGTACATGCAGGATTTGTTGGGGCCCATGAGCATGGTATACGGGTTTAATCCGCTCTTGGCGGTACTGGTGCCGATTCTGGTGAACGCTTTGGTGGGGGCCGTGTTGATGCGGCGGGCCGGCTGA
- the alaS gene encoding alanine--tRNA ligase, with protein sequence MKTAELRQAFLEYFKQQGHTIVPSSSLVPAGDPTLLFTNAGMNQFKDAFLGREERDYTRATSSQKCVRAGGKHNDLENVGYTARHHTFFEMLGNFSFGDYFKREAINFAWTFLTGEQHLNLPQEKLWVTVYAEDDEAFDIWNKEVGVPAERIIRIGDNKGGRYASDNFWQMGDTGPCGPCTEIFYDHGPDVAGGPPGSPEEDGDRYIEIWNVVFMQYNRTADGEMLNLPKPSVDTGMGLERIAAVLQGVHSNYEIDLFQDLLKAASEILGGAATTEASLRVVADHIRSCAFLIADGVMPSNEGRGFVLRRIIRRAARHGNKLGATQPFFYKLTGALVELMGEAYPQLVSSRKQIEKVLLQEEEQFAKTLDKGLRLLEQDIAELKGTEIPGETVFTLYDTYGFPVDLTNDIARERGLTLDYEGYEKAMDAQRDRARAASKFGIDYNAAGITIDGKTEFTGYDHIDGHERIRTVLVNGEEKTAEAGDECVVVLERTPFYAESGGQVGDTGLLTWSGGRFQVTDTRKEGDNHLHVGTLVEGELFPGLEVDARIDHARRERTKRNHSATHLLHAALRKVLGEHVTQKGSLVDPDKLRFDFSHFEAVTPEQLKEIERQVNEQVLENTPVQVDVTDMESAKEKGAMALFGEKYGDVVRVLSMGIDSYSVELCGGTHVSRTGDIGLFRITSESGISSGVRRIEAVTGFGALEWLDATERTLRETARLVKGTRETVVDKVQQVLDRNRQLEKNVDTLKAKLASSAGSDLAGNAVEVAGLKVVAAELEGADRKALMETADQLKNKLGEGVVVLATVDDGKVTLVAGVTKSATGRIKAGDLMKHLAAQVDGKGGGRPDMAQGGGNDPSKLADALAGVPAWVEQNIG encoded by the coding sequence ATGAAAACCGCAGAGTTGCGACAGGCGTTTCTGGAATATTTCAAGCAGCAGGGTCACACCATTGTGCCGAGCAGTTCACTGGTGCCGGCAGGCGATCCCACACTGCTGTTTACCAACGCTGGCATGAACCAGTTCAAGGATGCCTTCCTTGGCCGGGAAGAACGCGACTACACCCGGGCGACCTCATCCCAGAAGTGTGTGCGCGCCGGTGGTAAACACAACGACCTGGAAAACGTTGGCTACACCGCCCGCCACCACACGTTCTTCGAAATGCTGGGTAACTTCAGCTTTGGCGATTACTTCAAGCGTGAAGCCATCAATTTTGCCTGGACCTTCCTGACCGGTGAGCAGCACCTGAACCTGCCCCAGGAAAAGCTCTGGGTAACTGTGTACGCGGAAGACGACGAAGCCTTTGATATCTGGAACAAAGAAGTAGGTGTTCCGGCTGAGCGGATTATTCGCATTGGTGACAACAAAGGCGGCCGCTACGCTTCCGACAACTTCTGGCAGATGGGCGATACTGGCCCTTGTGGTCCTTGCACCGAAATTTTCTACGACCACGGCCCGGATGTGGCGGGCGGACCTCCCGGAAGCCCCGAAGAAGACGGCGACCGCTACATCGAGATCTGGAACGTGGTGTTCATGCAATACAACCGCACCGCCGATGGCGAGATGTTGAACCTGCCCAAGCCTTCGGTAGACACAGGCATGGGGCTGGAGCGGATTGCGGCTGTGCTGCAGGGCGTTCACAGCAACTATGAGATTGACCTGTTCCAGGATTTGCTCAAGGCGGCTTCCGAGATTCTGGGCGGTGCGGCGACCACCGAAGCGTCTCTGCGAGTGGTGGCGGACCATATTCGCTCCTGTGCCTTCCTGATTGCCGATGGTGTGATGCCGTCAAACGAAGGTCGTGGTTTTGTGCTGCGCCGGATCATCCGCCGTGCAGCCCGCCACGGTAACAAGCTGGGCGCAACCCAGCCGTTCTTCTACAAACTGACTGGCGCCCTGGTGGAATTGATGGGCGAGGCCTACCCGCAACTGGTCAGCAGCCGCAAGCAGATCGAGAAGGTGCTGCTGCAGGAAGAGGAGCAGTTTGCCAAGACTCTGGATAAAGGCCTGCGATTGCTTGAGCAGGACATTGCCGAACTGAAGGGTACGGAAATTCCTGGTGAAACCGTGTTTACGTTGTACGACACCTACGGTTTCCCGGTAGACCTGACCAACGACATCGCCCGTGAGCGTGGCTTGACCCTGGACTACGAAGGCTACGAAAAGGCCATGGACGCACAGCGTGACCGTGCCCGTGCGGCTAGCAAGTTCGGCATCGATTATAACGCCGCCGGCATCACCATTGACGGCAAGACCGAGTTCACCGGCTACGACCATATTGACGGCCATGAGCGCATCCGTACGGTTCTGGTCAACGGTGAAGAGAAAACCGCCGAGGCTGGAGACGAGTGTGTGGTGGTGCTGGAGCGCACGCCGTTCTATGCGGAATCCGGCGGCCAGGTGGGTGACACCGGCCTGCTGACCTGGAGCGGTGGTCGCTTCCAGGTAACCGATACCCGCAAGGAAGGCGACAACCACCTGCACGTGGGCACACTGGTAGAGGGCGAGTTGTTCCCGGGCCTAGAGGTAGACGCCCGCATTGATCACGCCCGCCGTGAGCGCACCAAACGCAACCATTCCGCCACGCACCTCCTGCACGCAGCGCTGCGCAAGGTTCTGGGGGAGCATGTCACCCAGAAGGGCTCACTGGTTGACCCGGACAAATTGCGTTTCGATTTTTCCCATTTTGAAGCCGTTACACCGGAACAGTTGAAAGAGATTGAGCGTCAGGTAAACGAACAGGTTCTGGAGAATACGCCGGTTCAGGTTGACGTGACCGACATGGAGTCCGCCAAAGAGAAAGGTGCCATGGCTCTGTTCGGTGAGAAGTATGGCGATGTGGTGCGCGTGTTGAGCATGGGGATCGACAGCTACTCCGTTGAGCTTTGTGGTGGCACTCACGTGTCTCGCACCGGTGATATTGGTCTGTTCAGGATTACCTCGGAGAGCGGTATCTCCTCCGGTGTTCGCCGCATTGAGGCGGTGACCGGGTTTGGCGCGTTGGAATGGCTGGACGCCACTGAACGAACCCTGCGCGAAACGGCCCGCCTGGTTAAAGGCACCCGTGAGACCGTCGTGGACAAGGTTCAGCAGGTCCTCGACCGCAACCGCCAGCTTGAAAAAAACGTTGATACTCTGAAAGCCAAGCTCGCCAGTTCCGCAGGCAGTGATCTTGCTGGAAATGCTGTAGAGGTGGCGGGACTAAAAGTCGTCGCGGCAGAGCTGGAAGGTGCTGATCGCAAGGCGCTGATGGAAACCGCCGACCAGTTGAAGAATAAGCTGGGCGAAGGTGTGGTGGTTCTGGCCACTGTTGACGACGGCAAGGTTACCCTGGTTGCCGGGGTTACCAAGTCTGCCACTGGTCGTATTAAAGCGGGTGATCTGATGAAGCATCTGGCGGCGCAAGTGGACGGTAAAGGTGGTGGCCGCCCGGATATGGCACAGGGTGGCGGTAACGACCCGTCCAAGCTGGCGGATGCCCTGGCAGGTGTTCCGGCCTGGGTTGAACAAAATATCGGTTAA